A region from the uncultured Holophaga sp. genome encodes:
- the yacG gene encoding DNA gyrase inhibitor YacG, translating into MRLLPCPICRKAVDWDTAPCRPFCSERCRTLDLGAWSTESYRVPEEPENENGEGWSETGP; encoded by the coding sequence ATGAGACTTCTGCCTTGCCCCATCTGTCGGAAGGCCGTGGACTGGGACACCGCCCCCTGCCGCCCCTTCTGCTCCGAGCGCTGCCGGACCCTAGACCTGGGGGCCTGGTCCACGGAGTCCTACCGGGTCCCGGAAGAGCCCGAGAACGAGAACGGGGAGGGCTGGAGCGAGACCGGTCCGTGA
- the dnaK gene encoding molecular chaperone DnaK, which translates to MSKIIGIDLGTTNSCVSVMEGGQPKVIPNAEGANTTPSIIGFNPKTGERLVGAAAKRQAVAQPKNTVFSIKRFMGLPYGDSDREQKLVPYTVERTDKGGCAVNVSGKHLTPEELSAMVLVKMKESAEAYLGEKVSKAVITVPAYFNDAQRQATKDAGAIAGLEVMRIINEPTAAALAYGLDKKKDGTIAVFDFGGGTFDVSVLEVSEGVVEVKSTNGDTHLGGDNVDQLIIDWLVEDFQKTEGIDLRKQADAMQRLKEAAEKAKCELSATTQTDLSLPYITADASGPKHISQTLTRARFEAMLEPIIQKLKVPCENAMKDAKLSASQIDEVVLVGGSTRIPKVQEMVKALFGKEPNKSVNPDEVVAVGAAVQGGVLAGDVKGVLLLDVTPLSLGINANGGQMSVIIARNTTIPTRKSEIYTTAVDNQPGVDIEVFQGERPLVEGNKLLGKFHLGDIPPAPRGMPQIEVTFDIDANGIVHVTAKDKGTGKDASITLTGSTGLSKEEIDAKVAEAEAHKSEDENRKSLLEDKNHLDQTIYQVEKLLKENGEKLPAEDKADLEKAVTEGKEALASLDKDRIKKALEELQAKSHKVAEHIYKDAQPAPEGAAPAPEGEQKKKDDDVIDAEVV; encoded by the coding sequence ATGAGCAAGATCATCGGTATTGATTTGGGCACCACGAACAGCTGCGTCTCCGTGATGGAGGGCGGCCAGCCCAAGGTCATCCCCAATGCGGAGGGGGCGAACACCACTCCCTCGATCATTGGCTTCAATCCCAAGACAGGGGAGCGGTTGGTGGGTGCTGCGGCCAAGCGCCAGGCTGTGGCCCAGCCCAAGAACACCGTCTTCTCCATCAAGCGCTTCATGGGGCTTCCCTACGGGGACTCCGACCGCGAGCAGAAGCTGGTCCCCTACACCGTCGAGCGCACGGACAAGGGCGGCTGCGCTGTCAATGTGAGCGGCAAGCACCTCACTCCCGAGGAGCTCAGTGCCATGGTGCTGGTCAAGATGAAGGAGAGTGCCGAGGCCTACCTGGGTGAGAAGGTCTCCAAGGCCGTCATCACCGTCCCGGCCTACTTCAATGACGCTCAGCGCCAGGCCACCAAGGACGCCGGTGCCATCGCGGGTCTCGAGGTCATGCGCATCATCAACGAGCCCACCGCTGCGGCCCTGGCCTACGGCCTCGACAAGAAGAAAGACGGCACCATCGCCGTCTTCGACTTCGGCGGCGGCACCTTCGACGTCTCCGTCCTCGAGGTCTCCGAGGGCGTGGTGGAGGTGAAGTCCACCAACGGCGATACCCACTTGGGCGGTGACAATGTGGACCAGCTCATCATCGACTGGCTGGTGGAGGACTTCCAGAAGACCGAGGGCATTGATCTCCGCAAGCAGGCCGACGCCATGCAGCGCCTGAAGGAGGCTGCTGAGAAGGCCAAGTGCGAGCTCTCCGCCACCACCCAGACCGATCTCAGCCTGCCTTACATCACCGCCGATGCCAGCGGCCCCAAGCACATCAGCCAGACCCTGACCCGTGCCCGCTTCGAGGCCATGCTGGAGCCCATCATCCAGAAGCTCAAGGTCCCCTGCGAAAACGCCATGAAGGACGCCAAGCTCAGCGCCAGCCAGATCGATGAGGTTGTGTTGGTGGGCGGCTCCACCCGCATCCCCAAGGTTCAGGAGATGGTGAAGGCCCTCTTTGGCAAGGAGCCCAACAAGAGCGTCAACCCCGACGAGGTGGTGGCCGTGGGGGCCGCCGTCCAGGGCGGCGTGCTGGCCGGTGATGTGAAGGGCGTGCTGCTCCTCGACGTGACCCCCCTCTCCCTGGGCATCAACGCCAACGGCGGGCAGATGAGCGTCATCATCGCCCGCAACACCACCATCCCCACCCGCAAGAGCGAGATCTACACCACCGCCGTGGACAACCAGCCCGGTGTGGACATCGAGGTCTTCCAGGGTGAGCGTCCCCTGGTCGAGGGCAACAAGCTCCTCGGCAAGTTCCACCTGGGCGACATCCCCCCCGCGCCTCGCGGCATGCCCCAGATCGAGGTGACCTTCGATATCGACGCCAACGGCATCGTGCACGTCACCGCCAAGGACAAGGGCACCGGCAAGGACGCCAGCATCACCCTCACCGGCAGCACCGGCCTCTCCAAGGAGGAGATCGATGCCAAGGTGGCCGAGGCCGAGGCCCACAAGTCCGAGGACGAGAACCGCAAGTCCCTGCTGGAGGACAAGAACCACCTCGACCAGACCATCTACCAGGTCGAGAAGCTCCTGAAGGAGAACGGTGAGAAGCTGCCCGCCGAGGACAAGGCCGACCTGGAGAAGGCCGTGACCGAAGGCAAGGAGGCTCTGGCCAGCCTGGACAAGGACCGCATCAAGAAGGCCCTGGAGGAGCTGCAGGCCAAGAGCCACAAGGTGGCTGAGCACATCTACAAGGATGCCCAGCCCGCGCCCGAGGGGGCTGCCCCTGCTCCCGAGGGTGAGCAGAAGAAGAAGGACGACGACGTCATCGACGCCGAAGTGGTGTAG
- a CDS encoding YaiI/YqxD family protein produces the protein MIQLYVDADACPVKDEIFRVARRHRLPVLVVSNRRMGLPHDILIQRIVVGEGLDVADDWIAVRATSSDLVITADIPLAARCLARGARVLDHRGQLFTDESIGNALASREINAYLREMGVLGGGPKPYSARDRSQFLNTLENQIQALLKVQRAALPKELS, from the coding sequence TTGATCCAGCTCTATGTCGATGCCGATGCCTGTCCCGTGAAGGACGAGATCTTCCGGGTGGCCCGCCGCCATCGCCTCCCGGTGCTGGTGGTCTCCAACCGCCGCATGGGCCTGCCCCATGACATCCTCATCCAGAGGATCGTAGTCGGGGAGGGATTGGATGTGGCCGACGACTGGATCGCCGTCAGGGCCACGTCTTCGGACCTGGTGATCACCGCAGACATTCCCCTGGCGGCCCGGTGCCTAGCCCGAGGGGCCAGGGTGTTGGACCACCGGGGCCAGCTCTTCACGGATGAGAGCATTGGCAATGCCCTGGCCAGCCGGGAGATCAACGCCTACCTCCGGGAGATGGGTGTCCTGGGCGGAGGCCCCAAGCCCTACAGCGCCCGGGATCGCTCGCAGTTCCTGAACACCCTGGAGAACCAGATCCAGGCCCTCCTCAAGGTCCAGCGCGCTGCCCTCCCCAAGGAGCTCTCATGA
- a CDS encoding J domain-containing protein, with protein MSVPDYYKVLGVPRNASDDDIKKAYRKLARKYHPDLNPGSKEAESRFKEVTEANDVLSDAEKRRNYDQFGDPNGPGPQVGGGFGGGGGFSFEDLFQGFGGGGRPRRAGPKPGEDLQHTVRISFQDAFKGTKLPLNITRTETCRTCQGSGESPSGSRSICGVCHGRGYLDQGGGFFRSRVECDACGGTGRKAPACPECQGRGRNPRRETITVAIPPGVEDGGRLRVGGKGEAGRRGGGPGDLYIQIQVEADARFERKGANLYVKLPISFAEAALGAKVELPTPDGPATIKITPGTQSGSKLRVKGRGMPLPRHADQRGDLFAEIQVVTPQLQDERSRELMRELGELNDHGIRDEVWRQA; from the coding sequence ATGAGCGTGCCCGACTACTACAAGGTCCTGGGCGTTCCCCGGAACGCCTCGGATGACGACATCAAGAAGGCCTACCGCAAGCTGGCCCGAAAGTACCACCCCGACCTCAATCCCGGGAGCAAGGAGGCCGAGTCCCGCTTCAAGGAGGTGACGGAGGCCAACGATGTGCTCTCCGATGCCGAGAAGCGGCGGAACTACGACCAATTCGGCGACCCCAACGGGCCCGGCCCCCAGGTGGGCGGGGGCTTCGGCGGGGGGGGCGGCTTCAGCTTCGAGGACCTCTTCCAGGGCTTCGGGGGGGGTGGGCGGCCGAGGCGGGCGGGGCCCAAGCCGGGCGAGGATCTCCAGCACACCGTGCGTATCAGCTTCCAGGACGCCTTCAAGGGTACCAAGCTGCCCCTCAACATCACCCGCACCGAGACCTGCCGGACTTGCCAGGGAAGCGGGGAGTCCCCCTCGGGCAGCCGCTCCATCTGCGGGGTATGCCATGGCCGGGGCTACCTGGACCAGGGGGGCGGCTTCTTCCGCTCCCGGGTCGAGTGCGATGCCTGCGGTGGCACCGGGCGCAAGGCCCCGGCCTGCCCGGAATGCCAAGGGCGGGGCCGGAATCCCCGGCGGGAGACCATCACCGTGGCCATTCCTCCTGGGGTGGAGGACGGCGGGCGCCTCCGGGTCGGGGGCAAGGGCGAGGCCGGAAGGCGGGGAGGAGGTCCCGGGGACCTCTACATCCAGATCCAGGTGGAGGCCGATGCCCGATTCGAGCGCAAAGGGGCCAATCTGTACGTCAAGCTGCCCATCTCCTTCGCCGAGGCGGCCCTGGGGGCCAAGGTGGAACTGCCCACCCCGGATGGTCCCGCCACCATCAAGATCACCCCGGGGACCCAGAGCGGCTCCAAGCTGCGGGTCAAGGGGCGGGGCATGCCCCTCCCCCGGCACGCGGACCAGCGGGGGGACCTCTTCGCCGAGATCCAGGTGGTGACCCCCCAGCTCCAGGATGAACGCAGCCGGGAGCTCATGCGGGAGCTGGGCGAGCTCAACGACCACGGCATCCGTGACGAGGTGTGGAGGCAGGCATGA
- a CDS encoding helix-turn-helix transcriptional regulator: protein MRHDPKRGLYMIGVVAARYEIHPQTLRLYEREGLLLPSRTEGKTRLYSDDDLERLEFILSLTRDLGVNLAGVEVVLNLRDRMQRMQEELQKRLDAYETKLRAAGVEIDHGRESFSPTGLVKLASTGLRKR from the coding sequence ATGAGGCACGACCCCAAGCGCGGGCTCTACATGATCGGCGTGGTGGCCGCCCGCTACGAGATCCATCCCCAGACCCTCCGCCTTTATGAGCGGGAGGGGCTCCTCCTGCCCAGCCGCACGGAGGGCAAGACCCGGCTCTACAGTGATGATGATCTGGAGCGCCTGGAGTTCATCCTCAGTCTCACCCGGGACCTGGGCGTCAACCTGGCCGGGGTGGAGGTGGTGCTCAATCTCCGGGACCGCATGCAGCGTATGCAGGAGGAGCTTCAGAAGAGGCTCGATGCCTATGAAACTAAACTGAGGGCCGCAGGGGTCGAAATAGACCATGGACGCGAGTCCTTCAGCCCCACGGGTCTGGTCAAGCTCGCCTCCACTGGCCTCCGCAAACGCTGA
- a CDS encoding RNA polymerase sigma factor RpoD/SigA, with the protein MEEHSLDKYFDSIRDLPLLTAEEEQLYGQMWQNEDNPPEVRSEGLRHLVEGNLRFVVKEARKFQGMGLDLLDLISEGNLGLIEAAKRFDPTRENKFLTYASWWVRQAIFHALAEHGSKIRLPQKVAGHLVQLSRITNRLSQELGHPPLIQEIVAASHFSTEEVERLQLLQQTTCTVSTEQGVGESDLTLGDSLEQTSEPSPLETLDQESFLDQVRLSLAILNDKERAIITRHFGMDGTEPMTLEKIGQTFMPPISRERVRQIEERAFAKIRDRRRVLLGQFLQECKL; encoded by the coding sequence ATGGAAGAACACTCCCTCGACAAGTACTTCGATTCCATCCGGGATCTGCCCCTGCTCACCGCGGAGGAGGAGCAGCTGTATGGCCAGATGTGGCAGAACGAAGACAATCCCCCTGAGGTGCGGTCCGAGGGGCTGCGGCATCTGGTGGAGGGGAACCTCCGCTTTGTGGTCAAGGAGGCCCGCAAGTTCCAGGGCATGGGTCTGGACCTCCTGGACCTCATCTCCGAGGGGAACCTGGGGCTCATCGAGGCCGCCAAGCGCTTCGACCCCACCCGCGAGAACAAGTTCCTCACCTACGCCTCGTGGTGGGTGCGCCAGGCCATCTTCCATGCCCTGGCAGAGCACGGCAGCAAGATCCGCCTCCCCCAGAAGGTGGCCGGCCACCTGGTCCAGTTGAGCCGGATCACCAATCGCCTCTCCCAGGAACTGGGCCATCCTCCCCTGATCCAGGAGATCGTGGCGGCGAGCCACTTCTCGACGGAGGAGGTGGAGCGCCTGCAGCTTCTCCAGCAGACCACCTGCACGGTCTCTACGGAGCAGGGCGTGGGTGAGTCGGACCTCACCCTGGGGGACAGCCTGGAGCAGACCAGCGAGCCCAGCCCTCTGGAGACCCTGGACCAGGAGTCCTTCCTCGACCAGGTGCGCCTGAGCCTGGCCATCCTCAATGACAAGGAACGGGCCATCATCACCCGCCACTTCGGGATGGACGGGACAGAGCCCATGACACTCGAGAAGATCGGCCAGACCTTCATGCCCCCCATCAGCCGGGAACGGGTGCGGCAGATCGAGGAACGGGCCTTCGCCAAGATCCGGGACCGCCGTCGGGTGCTTCTGGGGCAGTTCCTGCAGGAGTGCAAGCTTTGA
- a CDS encoding MMPL family transporter, translating to MKFLLQGLWRAHLRRPRGGWIALLIITLVLGAGIFRVERRLDLFSLLPTDHPVVRASIEAGVGKQEILWVAAEGDIKNLEAREAWADGLVERFLSEDALPMNGMSGEGQISRPVPVPGPKGASLWPPLLAAGNFLEGDPAVGRMVTEKLYAVAPVILGDQLAPLASPEGLRERFQATARALGSPDPAQARVAALDPLGLLQSLPKDNVTLARATSGLSAFPLRLRTGYLETRDGRFVLLPLVLDFPSSDARSTARVLTWIGGGAKGQLPRRVSPRDLDQALAPNPDRAFPIQATGAHAVAYWETRQLGREVVLSLILSFVLIGVVYWIGFRTLAGYGFVVVPLLLGMFWALGLTGWILGRLNLMAAAFGAVLLGIGDDVGILLFSRYREERQARRSKPAALRMALLGTGPGIIAGTLSTALAFLACTLTPFPGFRDLGLTAGLGLLSCLASSFLVLPALLLLFDRGRGVFAATKSAPPVRRSIPAWKPVLVLIFILVAAWGTRRLTWEEDLRRFRQAGNPALALQEQLGKALGAGLQPLEIQIPLDDSEHFAQRWNHLAVALRREGMPLPAWAPPSRKLRMVLGSETWYRKALEEAERAGLDPAALERPLEAFRATVENPLAAPLALQEVLSPEAPGGGSAASPGSRWFHRHVAVTPAAPHFSLPLRLPEAAQERVENEAEAVGARMVGTRPLFRAIKEVARHSLRQVIGLALAAVLLVVALFGRNWRFLGLALVPLVAGQLGVLGFLGLVGEPLTFLSLVAIPITLGVSVDTAMNLLHRSRLDPEASGKVARVNAVCAGTTIAGFGGLVFSGYRGLRGLGLAALGGVALALLVTQWLLPWMVARWFHTRKSAPEES from the coding sequence ATGAAGTTCCTGCTGCAGGGGCTCTGGCGAGCCCACCTGAGGCGCCCCCGGGGGGGCTGGATCGCCCTGCTGATCATCACCCTGGTCCTGGGGGCTGGGATCTTCCGGGTGGAGCGCCGCCTGGACCTCTTCAGCCTGCTGCCCACGGATCATCCGGTGGTCCGGGCCAGCATCGAGGCCGGGGTCGGCAAGCAGGAGATCCTCTGGGTGGCGGCCGAAGGGGACATCAAGAACCTGGAGGCCCGGGAGGCCTGGGCCGATGGCCTGGTGGAGCGCTTCCTCTCCGAGGATGCCCTGCCCATGAACGGGATGAGCGGAGAGGGGCAGATCTCCCGACCGGTGCCGGTCCCCGGCCCCAAGGGGGCCTCCCTCTGGCCCCCCCTCCTGGCTGCAGGCAACTTCCTGGAGGGGGATCCCGCCGTCGGCCGGATGGTGACCGAGAAGCTCTACGCCGTGGCTCCAGTGATCCTCGGGGATCAGCTTGCGCCCCTGGCCAGCCCGGAGGGGCTGCGGGAGCGCTTCCAGGCCACCGCCCGGGCCCTGGGCTCCCCGGATCCTGCCCAGGCCAGGGTCGCCGCCCTGGATCCTCTGGGGCTCCTGCAGAGCCTGCCGAAGGACAATGTCACCCTGGCCCGTGCCACCTCCGGACTCTCCGCCTTCCCTCTGCGCCTGCGCACGGGCTACCTCGAGACCCGGGACGGGCGCTTCGTTCTGCTTCCCCTGGTGCTCGACTTCCCGAGCTCCGACGCCCGGAGCACGGCTCGGGTCCTGACCTGGATCGGAGGGGGGGCCAAGGGACAGCTGCCCCGGCGGGTCAGTCCCCGGGACCTGGACCAGGCCCTGGCCCCCAATCCGGATCGCGCCTTCCCCATCCAGGCCACCGGCGCCCATGCCGTTGCCTACTGGGAGACACGGCAGCTGGGGCGGGAGGTGGTCCTGAGCCTCATCCTGAGCTTCGTCCTCATCGGGGTGGTCTACTGGATCGGCTTCCGGACCCTGGCGGGTTATGGCTTTGTGGTGGTTCCCCTCCTGCTGGGGATGTTCTGGGCGTTGGGGCTCACCGGCTGGATCCTGGGACGCCTGAACCTCATGGCCGCGGCCTTCGGTGCAGTCCTCCTGGGCATCGGCGATGACGTGGGGATCCTCCTCTTCAGCCGCTATCGGGAGGAGCGACAGGCTCGGCGATCCAAGCCCGCGGCGTTGCGCATGGCCCTCCTGGGGACCGGGCCGGGCATCATCGCCGGGACCCTCTCCACGGCACTCGCCTTCCTGGCCTGCACCCTGACCCCCTTCCCGGGATTCCGGGATCTGGGGCTCACGGCCGGCCTGGGGCTCCTCTCCTGCCTGGCCTCCAGCTTTCTGGTCCTTCCCGCCCTGCTCCTGCTCTTCGACCGGGGGCGGGGCGTCTTCGCCGCCACCAAGAGCGCCCCTCCGGTGCGCCGGAGCATCCCTGCCTGGAAGCCGGTTCTGGTCCTGATCTTCATCCTGGTGGCCGCCTGGGGAACCCGCCGCCTGACCTGGGAGGAGGATCTCCGCCGCTTCCGTCAGGCGGGCAACCCCGCCCTGGCCTTGCAGGAACAGCTGGGGAAGGCCCTGGGTGCCGGCCTCCAGCCCCTGGAGATCCAGATCCCGCTGGATGACTCCGAACACTTCGCCCAGCGCTGGAACCACCTCGCCGTGGCCCTCCGCCGCGAGGGCATGCCTCTGCCCGCCTGGGCCCCCCCCTCCCGGAAGCTCCGCATGGTGCTCGGCTCGGAGACCTGGTACCGGAAGGCCCTGGAGGAGGCCGAGCGGGCCGGGCTGGATCCTGCGGCCCTGGAGCGCCCCCTTGAGGCCTTCCGGGCCACGGTGGAGAATCCCCTGGCCGCACCTCTGGCCCTACAGGAGGTTCTCTCCCCGGAGGCCCCCGGTGGCGGGAGTGCTGCGAGTCCGGGAAGCCGCTGGTTCCATCGCCATGTCGCGGTCACGCCTGCGGCGCCCCACTTCTCCCTGCCCCTGCGTCTCCCTGAGGCCGCCCAGGAACGGGTGGAGAACGAGGCCGAAGCCGTGGGTGCCCGCATGGTCGGGACTCGTCCCCTCTTCCGAGCCATCAAAGAGGTGGCACGGCACTCCCTGAGACAGGTCATCGGGCTGGCCTTGGCCGCGGTCCTCCTGGTAGTGGCCCTCTTCGGGCGCAACTGGCGTTTTCTCGGCCTCGCCCTCGTCCCCCTGGTGGCGGGACAGCTCGGCGTGTTGGGCTTCCTCGGCCTGGTGGGTGAGCCCCTCACCTTCCTGAGCCTGGTGGCCATCCCCATCACTCTGGGGGTCAGCGTAGACACCGCTATGAACCTGCTCCACCGCTCCCGCCTGGATCCCGAGGCCTCCGGGAAGGTCGCCCGGGTCAATGCGGTCTGCGCCGGTACCACCATCGCGGGCTTCGGCGGTCTGGTCTTCAGCGGCTACCGTGGTCTGCGGGGCCTTGGCCTGGCGGCCCTCGGGGGCGTGGCTCTGGCCCTCCTGGTGACTCAGTGGCTTCTGCCCTGGATGGTGGCCCGCTGGTTCCACACCCGCAAATCGGCCCCGGAGGAGTCATGA
- a CDS encoding SAM-dependent methyltransferase encodes MSPEGLQARLELRLAQGGLPAAEFMALALYHPEGGYYRRATGPWGFGGKDYYTALDLGSMLGETLALRLEEAWLRLGRPGRFTVLEPGAGRGWLGRDLLKAATGPFAEALRYLHQDDNPAGREGAEEALTPWLTTGQAGFLAEADLPEPFTGAVISNELFDALPAQPWRWSGEGWERELLTREGAAWEAAEPGEAAAWFESQAEDGLQPGDAGVWCAGLPELVGRLCGSLREGLFLAIDYGDTAARLLAKGADLRRYRGHTVDGAWWEAPGEADLTADVDFSRLEALLRAAGLGELSHRSLSRWVREHAPIATWEATWQSLDPRERIKRTENLLQLTLPGMMGERFRVLEGWRVPAPS; translated from the coding sequence ATGAGCCCCGAGGGCTTGCAGGCCCGTCTGGAGCTGCGGCTGGCCCAGGGGGGGCTCCCCGCGGCGGAGTTCATGGCCCTGGCTCTCTACCACCCCGAGGGGGGCTACTACCGGCGGGCGACAGGCCCCTGGGGCTTCGGAGGCAAGGACTACTACACGGCCCTGGATCTGGGTTCCATGCTGGGGGAGACCCTGGCTCTGCGGCTCGAAGAGGCCTGGCTGCGCCTCGGGAGGCCCGGGCGCTTCACGGTCCTGGAGCCCGGAGCAGGCCGGGGATGGCTGGGCCGGGACCTGCTCAAGGCAGCCACGGGTCCCTTCGCAGAGGCCCTGAGATACCTCCACCAGGACGACAATCCTGCGGGACGAGAGGGGGCGGAGGAGGCCCTCACCCCCTGGCTGACTACGGGGCAGGCGGGCTTCCTTGCTGAGGCCGACTTGCCGGAGCCTTTCACCGGCGCGGTCATCTCCAATGAGCTCTTCGACGCCCTGCCAGCCCAGCCCTGGCGCTGGTCCGGTGAAGGCTGGGAGCGGGAGCTGCTCACCCGGGAGGGCGCTGCCTGGGAAGCGGCGGAGCCCGGGGAGGCTGCTGCCTGGTTTGAGTCCCAAGCCGAGGACGGACTGCAGCCAGGGGATGCAGGCGTCTGGTGTGCAGGGCTGCCCGAGCTGGTGGGTCGGCTCTGCGGCTCCCTCCGGGAGGGGCTCTTCCTGGCCATCGACTATGGCGACACCGCCGCGCGGCTCCTGGCCAAGGGGGCGGATCTGCGGCGATACAGGGGCCATACGGTGGACGGCGCCTGGTGGGAGGCTCCCGGGGAGGCGGACCTGACGGCCGACGTGGACTTCTCCCGCCTGGAGGCGCTCCTCCGGGCTGCGGGACTGGGGGAGCTCTCCCATCGGAGCCTGAGTCGCTGGGTCCGGGAGCATGCCCCCATCGCGACCTGGGAGGCGACTTGGCAGTCCCTGGACCCGAGAGAGCGGATCAAGCGCACCGAGAACCTGCTCCAGCTCACTCTTCCCGGGATGATGGGGGAACGCTTCCGGGTGCTGGAGGGCTGGAGGGTCCCAGCGCCCTCCTAA
- a CDS encoding M3 family metallopeptidase, with the protein MPRTPFLHLGLALATLTAAAETPVKPENIPMLAPWTGPFGGVPPWDKVKPKDFIPAFEAAMAVKRREIQAIVANPAPPSFENTILALERSGKVLSRVGILEDVWFGTLKLGEVPKIEAEISPKLAAFGDEIIQNGPLFKRIEAVYLAADKAGLDPVQKRLTWLYYTNFVRSGARLDQAQKARMKAINQRLATLSTIFSQNVLTDENEDYTLLDRKADLDGLPADFCDAAARAAEAKGFKGKWLIANTRSAMEPFLSYATSRALREKVWRTYIMRGDHGGKTDNNANIQEILKLRFEKAQLLGYKTYAHWSLETSMAKTPEAAMALMEAVWKPAAAQVRADVAEMQGIIDKEGGHFKLAPWDYRFYVEKLRKAKYDLDMGEVQPYMQLDKLREGMFWAAGQLYGLSFTQVQGLPLQHPDVRVYEVKDAKGNHLALWYFDPFARDGKNSGAWMNEYRGQEKLDGAVSPIVSNNSNFTKGAPGQPVLISWDDAETMFHEFGHALHGMLSDVAYPSLAGTNVARDFVEFPSQINEHWLMTPEILNRFALHYQTGKPIPAELVEKIKRASTFNEGFKTMEFLASAVIDMEFHLAGGKAIDPGKFEREELARLGMPGEIVMRHRPTQFNHIFSGDGYSAGYYSYLWADALVADAWEAFQEGKGPWDPTVAARFKDCILTKGNTQDPADEFRAFRGRDVDTKALMRARGFLK; encoded by the coding sequence ATGCCACGCACCCCGTTCCTGCACCTCGGGTTGGCCCTGGCCACCCTCACCGCTGCCGCGGAGACTCCCGTGAAACCTGAGAACATCCCCATGCTCGCCCCCTGGACCGGACCCTTCGGGGGCGTCCCGCCCTGGGACAAGGTCAAGCCCAAGGACTTCATCCCCGCCTTTGAGGCGGCCATGGCGGTGAAGCGCCGCGAGATCCAGGCCATCGTCGCCAACCCGGCGCCTCCCAGCTTCGAGAACACGATCCTGGCCCTGGAGCGCTCCGGCAAGGTTCTTTCCCGGGTGGGCATCCTGGAGGACGTCTGGTTCGGAACCCTCAAGCTGGGCGAAGTCCCGAAAATCGAGGCCGAGATCAGTCCGAAGCTCGCCGCCTTCGGTGACGAGATCATCCAGAACGGCCCCCTCTTCAAGCGCATCGAGGCGGTCTACCTGGCCGCCGACAAGGCTGGCCTGGACCCCGTCCAGAAGCGCCTCACCTGGCTCTACTACACCAACTTCGTGCGCTCAGGGGCCCGGCTAGACCAGGCGCAGAAGGCCCGGATGAAGGCCATCAACCAGCGCCTGGCCACCCTCAGCACGATCTTCAGCCAGAATGTCCTGACTGACGAGAATGAGGACTACACCCTCCTTGACCGCAAGGCTGACCTGGACGGCCTTCCCGCCGACTTCTGCGATGCGGCCGCCCGTGCCGCCGAGGCCAAGGGTTTCAAGGGCAAATGGCTCATCGCCAACACTCGCTCGGCCATGGAGCCCTTCCTCTCCTATGCCACCAGCCGGGCCCTGCGGGAGAAGGTCTGGCGCACCTACATCATGCGCGGGGACCACGGCGGGAAGACGGACAACAACGCCAATATCCAGGAGATCCTGAAGCTCCGCTTCGAGAAGGCCCAGCTCCTGGGCTACAAGACCTATGCCCATTGGTCCCTCGAGACCTCCATGGCCAAGACCCCTGAGGCGGCCATGGCGCTCATGGAGGCCGTCTGGAAGCCCGCCGCCGCCCAGGTCCGGGCGGATGTGGCGGAGATGCAGGGGATCATCGACAAGGAAGGGGGGCACTTCAAGCTGGCCCCTTGGGATTATCGGTTCTATGTCGAGAAACTCCGCAAAGCCAAGTACGACTTGGATATGGGCGAGGTGCAGCCCTACATGCAGCTGGACAAGCTGCGGGAGGGCATGTTCTGGGCGGCGGGGCAGCTCTACGGACTCTCCTTCACCCAGGTCCAGGGCCTTCCCCTGCAGCACCCGGATGTGAGGGTCTACGAAGTCAAGGATGCCAAGGGCAATCACTTGGCCCTCTGGTACTTCGATCCCTTCGCCCGGGATGGCAAGAACAGCGGGGCCTGGATGAACGAGTACCGGGGTCAGGAGAAGCTGGATGGGGCAGTCTCCCCGATCGTGTCGAACAACTCGAACTTCACCAAGGGGGCTCCCGGGCAACCCGTGCTCATCTCCTGGGATGATGCCGAGACCATGTTCCATGAGTTCGGTCACGCCCTCCACGGCATGCTCTCCGATGTGGCCTACCCCAGTTTGGCCGGGACCAATGTGGCCCGGGACTTCGTGGAGTTCCCCTCCCAGATCAACGAACACTGGCTCATGACGCCGGAGATCCTCAATCGCTTCGCGCTTCACTACCAGACCGGCAAGCCGATCCCGGCGGAACTGGTCGAGAAGATCAAGCGGGCCTCCACCTTCAACGAGGGCTTCAAGACCATGGAGTTCCTGGCCTCCGCGGTCATCGACATGGAGTTCCACCTGGCCGGGGGCAAGGCCATCGATCCCGGCAAGTTCGAGCGGGAGGAACTGGCAAGGTTGGGCATGCCCGGAGAGATCGTCATGCGCCACCGCCCCACCCAGTTCAACCACATCTTCTCTGGGGACGGCTACTCGGCGGGTTACTACTCCTACCTCTGGGCCGACGCCCTGGTGGCGGACGCCTGGGAAGCATTCCAGGAAGGGAAGGGCCCCTGGGACCCCACCGTGGCTGCCCGCTTCAAGGACTGCATCCTCACCAAGGGCAACACCCAGGATCCTGCCGACGAGTTCCGCGCCTTCCGGGGCCGGGATGTGGACACCAAGGCCCTCATGCGGGCCCGGGGCTTCCTGAAGTAG